The following are encoded together in the Alphaproteobacteria bacterium genome:
- a CDS encoding F0F1 ATP synthase subunit gamma — MPSLKTFRLRIRSVQSTQKITKAMKMVAAAKLRRAQEAAQAGRPYAQAMDRMLASLASGMLGKAGAPRLLAGTGSDKVHLLIVATADRGLCGGFNSSIAREARRTIRALQAEGKTVKILAVGRKGRDQLRRDYGPLIVDTISDLGKPRLGFADARKVADRVLAMFEAGEFDVATIIYNRFRSAISQILTRQQIIPPAVPEAEAGSGGSPYEFEPDEETILTELLPRNLAVQIYRALLENAASEQGARMTAMDNATRNAGDMIKRLTLQMNRSRQASITKELIEIISGAEAI; from the coding sequence ATGCCCAGCCTCAAAACCTTCCGGTTGCGGATCCGCAGCGTCCAGTCGACGCAGAAGATCACCAAGGCCATGAAGATGGTCGCCGCCGCCAAGCTGCGCCGCGCGCAGGAAGCGGCGCAGGCCGGCCGGCCCTATGCCCAGGCGATGGACCGCATGCTGGCCTCCCTGGCCTCCGGCATGCTCGGCAAGGCCGGTGCGCCCAGGCTGCTGGCCGGCACCGGCTCGGACAAGGTGCACCTGCTGATCGTCGCCACCGCCGATCGCGGCCTGTGCGGCGGCTTCAACAGCTCGATCGCGCGCGAGGCACGCCGTACCATCCGCGCGCTGCAGGCCGAAGGCAAGACGGTCAAAATCCTGGCGGTGGGCCGCAAGGGCCGCGACCAGCTGCGCCGCGACTACGGCCCGCTGATCGTCGACACCATCTCGGACTTGGGCAAGCCGCGCCTGGGCTTCGCCGATGCGCGCAAGGTCGCCGATCGCGTACTGGCGATGTTCGAGGCCGGCGAGTTCGACGTCGCCACGATCATCTACAACCGCTTCCGCTCGGCGATCAGCCAGATCCTCACCCGCCAGCAGATCATTCCGCCGGCGGTGCCCGAGGCCGAGGCCGGATCGGGCGGCAGTCCCTACGAGTTCGAGCCGGATGAGGAGACCATCCTCACCGAGCTGCTGCCGCGCAACCTCGCCGTGCAGATCTATCGCGCGCTCCTGGAGAACGCCGCCTCCGAGCAGGGCGCGCGCATGACAGCGATGGACAACGCCACGCGAAACGCCGGCGACATGATCAAGCGACTGACGCTGCAGATGAACCGCTCGCGTCAGGCGTCGATCACCAAGGAACTCATCGAGATCATCTCGGGCGCCGAAGCGATCTGA
- the atpA gene encoding F0F1 ATP synthase subunit alpha, translated as MDIRAAEISAIIKQQIEGFGVEAEVAEVGQVLSVGDGIARVHGLDNVKAGEMVEFPGGVKGMALNLETDNVGVVIFGDDRGIREGDTVKRTGAIVDVPVGKGLLGRVVDGLGNPIDGKGPIASTERRLVELKAPGIIPRKSVTEPMQTGLKAIDALVPIGRGQRELIIGDRQTGKTAVAVDTFINQKTINASGDESRKLYCVYVAVGQKRSTVAQIVKTLEDAGAMEYSIVVAATASDPAPLQFLAPYTGCAMGEYFRDNGMHAVIVYDDLSKQAVAYRQMSLLLRRPPGREAYPGDVFYLHSRLLERAAKLNEKNGSGSLTALPVIETQAGDVSAYIPTNVISITDGQIFLETELFFQGIRPAINVGLSVSRVGSAAQIKAMKQVAGTIKLELAQYREMAAFAQFASDLDASTQRLLARGQRLTELLKQGQFSPMAVEEQVVSIFAGTRGFLDGLPVARVGEFERRALEALKASDATVLEAIRNEKQISPATEEKLKAFFADFVKKFA; from the coding sequence ATGGACATCCGGGCCGCCGAGATTTCGGCCATCATCAAGCAGCAGATCGAAGGCTTTGGCGTCGAGGCGGAAGTCGCCGAGGTCGGCCAGGTGCTGTCGGTCGGCGACGGCATCGCGCGCGTGCACGGCCTCGACAACGTCAAGGCCGGCGAGATGGTCGAGTTCCCCGGCGGGGTGAAGGGCATGGCCCTGAACCTCGAGACCGACAACGTCGGCGTCGTGATCTTCGGCGACGACCGCGGCATCCGCGAGGGCGATACCGTCAAGCGCACCGGCGCCATCGTCGACGTGCCGGTGGGCAAGGGCCTGCTGGGCCGTGTCGTGGACGGCCTGGGCAACCCGATCGACGGAAAGGGCCCGATCGCCTCGACCGAGCGCCGCCTGGTCGAGCTCAAGGCGCCGGGCATCATCCCGCGCAAGTCGGTGACCGAGCCGATGCAGACCGGCCTGAAGGCGATCGACGCTCTGGTGCCGATCGGCCGCGGCCAGCGCGAGCTGATCATCGGCGACCGCCAGACCGGCAAGACCGCCGTCGCCGTCGACACCTTCATCAACCAGAAGACCATCAACGCCTCGGGCGACGAGTCGCGCAAGCTGTACTGCGTGTACGTCGCCGTCGGCCAGAAGCGCTCGACCGTGGCGCAGATCGTCAAGACGCTCGAGGACGCCGGCGCGATGGAATACTCCATCGTCGTCGCCGCCACCGCGTCCGACCCGGCGCCGCTGCAGTTCCTCGCGCCCTATACCGGCTGCGCGATGGGCGAGTACTTCCGCGACAACGGCATGCACGCCGTGATCGTCTACGACGATCTCTCCAAGCAGGCCGTCGCCTACCGCCAGATGTCGCTGCTGCTGCGCCGCCCGCCGGGCCGCGAAGCCTATCCCGGCGACGTGTTCTACCTGCACTCCCGGCTGCTCGAGCGCGCCGCGAAGCTCAACGAGAAGAACGGTTCGGGCTCGCTCACCGCGCTGCCGGTCATCGAGACCCAGGCCGGCGACGTGTCGGCCTACATTCCGACCAACGTGATCTCGATCACCGACGGCCAGATCTTCCTCGAGACCGAGCTCTTCTTCCAAGGCATCCGTCCGGCCATCAATGTCGGCCTGTCGGTCAGCCGCGTCGGCTCCGCCGCTCAGATCAAGGCGATGAAGCAGGTCGCCGGCACCATCAAGCTGGAGCTGGCGCAGTACCGCGAGATGGCCGCCTTCGCCCAGTTCGCCTCCGACCTCGACGCCTCGACGCAGCGCCTGCTGGCGCGCGGCCAGCGCCTGACCGAGCTCCTGAAGCAGGGCCAGTTCAGCCCGATGGCGGTCGAAGAGCAGGTGGTGTCGATCTTCGCCGGCACCCGCGGCTTCCTCGACGGCCTGCCGGTGGCGCGCGTCGGCGAGTTCGAGCGCCGCGCGCTCGAGGCGCTGAAGGCGAGCGATGCCACGGTGCTGGAGGCGATCCGCAACGAGAAGCAGATCTCGCCGGCGACCGAGGAGAAGCTGAAGGCCTTCTTCGCCGACTTCGTCAAGAAGTTCGCCTGA
- a CDS encoding F0F1 ATP synthase subunit delta: MAQEATGPASLAGRYASALFDLADQAKALDAVAADLTSLRTMIGESADLRRVLASPVVGREAQGKALAALVRQAGIGELVTKFVGTVAKNGRARDLPGMISAFLAELARRRGETTADVVSATPLSDTQLNALTETLRRLVGNKVSVNARVDSDLLGGLVVKVGSRMFDSSIRTKLQRLQLAMKGVA; the protein is encoded by the coding sequence GTGGCGCAGGAAGCTACCGGTCCGGCCAGTCTGGCTGGGCGTTACGCGAGCGCACTGTTCGACCTCGCCGACCAGGCGAAGGCGCTCGATGCCGTCGCCGCCGATCTCACCAGCCTGCGCACCATGATCGGCGAGAGCGCCGATCTGCGCCGCGTGCTGGCGAGCCCCGTCGTGGGCCGCGAGGCGCAGGGCAAGGCGCTGGCCGCGCTGGTCCGGCAGGCCGGCATCGGCGAGCTGGTCACCAAGTTCGTCGGCACCGTGGCGAAGAACGGCCGCGCCCGCGACCTGCCGGGCATGATCTCGGCCTTCCTCGCCGAGCTGGCGCGCCGCAGGGGCGAGACGACCGCCGACGTGGTGTCGGCGACGCCGCTCAGCGATACGCAGCTGAATGCGCTGACCGAGACGCTGCGGCGACTGGTCGGCAACAAGGTTTCCGTTAACGCGCGGGTCGACAGCGATCTCCTCGGGGGACTCGTGGTCAAGGTCGGATCGCGCATGTTCGATTCGTCGATACGCACCAAGCTGCAGCGCCTGCAGCTTGCGATGAAGGGGGTTGCGTGA
- a CDS encoding primosomal protein N' produces the protein MTSRRRDFVSNESPESRQGPPAASDKGEVVSVLLPLPLGEAYDYAVPEGLLASPGDFVIVPLGKRETIGVVWGAGGGEVEPSRLRDIIGVMPAPPMQEKTRRFVEWVASYTVSPPGSVLRMAMSAPSALEAPRTEILYRLAAAHQEIPKLTPARRRVLDLLRNGPAMALADLAREAGVGTSVIKGLVVSGALETVVRPRIGQRARPDWRMTGPALSLAQRAAADDLVAKVRSRRFSVTLIDGVPGAGKTEVYFEAVATALAEGRQALVMLPEIALSTQWLERFARRFGARPAEWHSDMTPAERRQTWRDIAERRADVVVGARSALFLPFVDLGVIVVDEEHDQAFKQEDGVIYNARDMAVVRARLESVPIALASATPSLESVINAQGARYDVLHLPERHGPMEVPRIEIVDIRRTPPPRNRWLAPPVVQAVRDTLERGEQALLFLNRRGYAPLTLCRNCGHRLQCPHCSAWLVEHRFRRKLVCHHCGYGAPLPQACPACEAEESFVACGPGVERLAEEVVALFPEKRLEIFASDTVPTRREAQALVERIANNEVDLVIGTQMAAKGYHFPHLTLVAVVDADLGLNGGDLRAAERTFQLLYQAAGRAGRAEHPGRVLLQTAQPHHPVMQALASGDRERFLETEANERRHAGWPPFGRLAALIVSGTDEQSVDAVAARLGRLAPSGEGVRVLGPAPAPLSLLRGRFRRRLLLSAERSVNVQSLVLEWLAVADIPGTIRVQVDIDPYSFM, from the coding sequence ATGACGTCACGACGACGCGACTTCGTTTCTAACGAAAGCCCCGAGTCCCGGCAAGGCCCGCCGGCCGCCTCGGACAAGGGAGAAGTCGTGTCTGTGCTGTTGCCATTGCCGCTGGGCGAGGCGTACGACTATGCCGTGCCCGAGGGGCTTTTGGCGTCGCCGGGCGATTTCGTGATCGTGCCGCTGGGCAAGCGCGAGACGATCGGCGTCGTCTGGGGGGCGGGCGGCGGCGAGGTCGAGCCCTCCAGGCTGCGCGACATCATCGGCGTGATGCCGGCACCGCCGATGCAGGAGAAGACACGTCGCTTCGTCGAGTGGGTGGCCAGCTACACCGTCTCGCCGCCGGGATCGGTGCTGCGCATGGCGATGAGCGCGCCCTCGGCGCTCGAAGCGCCGCGCACCGAGATTCTCTATCGCCTCGCTGCAGCGCACCAGGAGATCCCGAAGCTGACGCCCGCGCGCCGTCGCGTGCTCGACCTGCTGCGCAATGGGCCAGCCATGGCGCTTGCCGATCTCGCGCGCGAGGCCGGTGTCGGAACATCGGTGATCAAGGGACTTGTCGTCAGTGGCGCGCTCGAGACCGTCGTGCGGCCGCGCATCGGCCAGCGCGCCAGGCCCGACTGGCGCATGACGGGCCCGGCGCTGTCGCTGGCGCAGCGTGCGGCGGCGGACGATCTCGTCGCCAAGGTGCGGTCGCGCAGGTTCAGCGTCACCCTGATCGACGGCGTGCCGGGCGCAGGCAAGACCGAGGTGTACTTCGAGGCGGTGGCGACGGCGCTGGCCGAGGGCCGCCAGGCCCTGGTGATGCTGCCGGAGATCGCGCTCTCGACGCAGTGGCTGGAACGCTTTGCGCGCAGATTCGGCGCGCGGCCGGCGGAATGGCACTCTGACATGACCCCGGCCGAGCGGCGCCAGACCTGGCGCGACATCGCCGAACGCCGTGCCGACGTGGTCGTGGGCGCGCGCTCGGCGCTGTTCCTGCCGTTCGTCGATCTCGGCGTCATCGTGGTCGACGAGGAGCACGATCAGGCCTTCAAGCAGGAAGACGGCGTGATCTACAACGCGCGCGACATGGCCGTGGTGCGCGCGCGGCTGGAGTCCGTGCCGATCGCGCTGGCCTCGGCGACGCCGTCGCTTGAGAGCGTCATCAACGCCCAGGGCGCGCGCTACGACGTGCTGCACCTGCCCGAGCGCCACGGGCCGATGGAGGTGCCGCGCATCGAGATCGTCGACATCCGCCGCACGCCACCGCCGCGCAACCGCTGGCTGGCGCCGCCGGTGGTGCAGGCGGTTCGCGACACGCTGGAGCGCGGCGAGCAGGCGCTGCTGTTCCTCAACAGGCGCGGCTACGCACCGCTGACGCTGTGCCGCAACTGCGGCCATCGCCTGCAATGCCCGCATTGCAGCGCCTGGCTGGTCGAGCATCGTTTCCGCCGCAAGCTGGTGTGCCACCATTGTGGGTATGGCGCGCCGCTGCCGCAGGCATGCCCGGCCTGCGAGGCCGAGGAATCCTTCGTCGCCTGCGGCCCCGGCGTCGAGCGCCTGGCCGAGGAGGTGGTGGCGCTGTTTCCCGAGAAGCGGCTGGAGATCTTCGCCAGCGACACGGTGCCGACCCGGCGCGAGGCGCAGGCACTGGTCGAGCGTATCGCCAACAATGAGGTCGACCTGGTGATCGGCACGCAGATGGCGGCCAAGGGCTACCACTTCCCGCACCTGACCCTGGTCGCGGTGGTCGATGCCGACCTCGGCCTCAACGGCGGCGATCTGCGCGCGGCCGAGCGCACCTTCCAGCTGCTCTACCAGGCAGCCGGCCGCGCCGGCCGCGCCGAGCATCCCGGCCGCGTTCTGCTGCAGACCGCGCAGCCGCACCACCCGGTGATGCAGGCGCTGGCCAGCGGCGATCGGGAGCGGTTCCTGGAGACCGAGGCCAACGAACGCCGGCATGCCGGCTGGCCGCCGTTCGGCCGGCTGGCGGCGCTGATCGTCTCGGGGACCGACGAGCAATCCGTCGATGCCGTCGCCGCGAGGTTGGGCCGGCTGGCGCCATCGGGCGAGGGGGTGCGGGTGCTGGGGCCGGCGCCGGCGCCGCTGTCGCTGCTGCGCGGTCGTTTCCGCCGCCGGCTGCTGCTGAGCGCCGAGCGGTCGGTAAACGTGCAATCGCTGGTCCTGGAGTGGCTCGCCGTGGCCGATATTCCAGGCACCATCCGGGTGCAGGTGGATATCGATCCGTACTCGTTCATGTGA
- the fsa gene encoding fructose-6-phosphate aldolase, which yields MKFFVDTADVAEIKSLAASGLLDGVTTNPSLIAKSGRPMLDVIREIADVVTGPVSAEVTATDHATMMQEAHKLHAIGRGRNDNITIKVPLTPDGLRSCKALSGEGIMVNVTLCFSAAQAILAAKAGASFISPFIGRLDDIGEDGMVLIGDIVQIYRNYPAFKTEVLAASIRHPMHVVQAAKIGAHVATVPPNILRMLFNHPLTDKGLDAFLADWKKTGQSIL from the coding sequence ATGAAGTTCTTCGTCGATACCGCCGATGTCGCCGAGATCAAGTCGCTGGCGGCCAGCGGCCTGCTTGACGGCGTCACCACCAATCCCTCGCTGATCGCCAAGTCGGGCCGGCCGATGCTCGACGTGATCCGCGAGATCGCCGACGTCGTGACCGGCCCGGTGAGCGCCGAGGTCACCGCCACCGACCATGCGACGATGATGCAGGAGGCGCACAAGCTTCATGCCATCGGTCGCGGCCGCAACGACAACATCACCATCAAGGTGCCGCTGACGCCGGACGGGCTGCGCTCCTGCAAGGCGCTCTCCGGCGAAGGCATCATGGTCAACGTCACGCTGTGCTTCTCGGCGGCGCAGGCGATCCTCGCCGCCAAGGCCGGCGCCTCGTTCATCTCGCCCTTCATCGGCCGGCTCGACGACATCGGCGAGGACGGCATGGTCCTGATCGGCGATATCGTGCAGATCTATCGCAACTACCCGGCCTTCAAGACCGAGGTGCTGGCCGCCTCGATCCGCCATCCCATGCACGTCGTGCAGGCCGCCAAGATCGGCGCCCATGTCGCGACCGTGCCGCCCAACATCCTGCGCATGCTGTTCAACCATCCGCTGACCGACAAGGGCCTCGACGCCTTTCTCGCGGACTGGAAGAAAACCGGCCAATCGATCCTGTGA
- a CDS encoding DUF484 family protein produces the protein MSDDAPGDARVITRDDVLTYLRAHPDFLVENARQLEGLQPAPRHNGSGVVDMQAAMVKRLRSDIDKLRARQEELITTGRANQITQNRIHVGVLSVIQATSFERLIHVVTHELPGLLDVDFIALAIEGSEEAPRRVPVRGVYVLAPGAIDAAMGPGMNSRLRADILGEEAFFGSVARHVRSDVLVRLKVSSGSPDGVIAFGSKDPQTFGPNQSTELLFFLVRVLENTIRAWLDLPE, from the coding sequence ATGAGCGACGATGCGCCAGGAGACGCCCGGGTGATCACGCGCGACGACGTGCTGACCTATCTGCGCGCGCATCCCGATTTCCTGGTCGAGAACGCCCGGCAGCTCGAGGGCCTGCAGCCCGCGCCGCGTCACAACGGCAGCGGCGTGGTCGACATGCAGGCGGCGATGGTCAAGCGCCTGCGCAGCGACATCGACAAGTTGCGCGCGCGCCAGGAAGAGCTGATCACCACCGGCCGCGCCAACCAGATCACGCAGAACCGCATCCATGTCGGCGTGCTCTCGGTGATCCAGGCCACCAGCTTCGAGCGGCTGATCCACGTCGTGACGCACGAGCTGCCCGGTCTGCTCGATGTCGACTTCATCGCGCTGGCCATCGAAGGCAGCGAGGAGGCCCCGCGCCGCGTGCCGGTGCGCGGCGTCTACGTGCTGGCGCCTGGCGCCATCGACGCCGCGATGGGTCCGGGCATGAACAGCCGCCTGCGCGCCGACATCCTGGGCGAGGAAGCCTTCTTCGGGTCGGTGGCGCGCCATGTGCGCTCCGACGTGCTGGTCCGCCTGAAGGTGTCGAGCGGCTCGCCCGACGGGGTGATCGCCTTCGGCTCGAAGGATCCGCAGACCTTCGGTCCCAACCAGTCGACCGAGCTGCTGTTCTTCCTCGTGCGCGTGCTCGAGAACACGATCCGCGCCTGGCTCGATCTGCCGGAGTGA
- a CDS encoding tyrosine recombinase XerC gives MARRAAKSVEPPLPPAPETSLPADTAAAIAGWCEWLASERRAADKTLVAYRRDIADFLAFVAHHTGEPPTVGSLSGLRAGDFRAWLARRARDGLARTSTARALSSVRGLFRHMERRGVAANAAIGLVRTPKLPKSLPRALSVAEAADLLSESEADASIEWVARRDAAILTLLYGAGLRIAEALSLTKRQVEELLKSRADVLWVRGKGNKERLVPLLPAVVAKLSVYRAACPFLARAAANDRFFIGVRGGALDPGIVQRAVRRLRGQLGLPQSATPHALRHSFATHLLGAGGDLRTIQELLGHASLSTTQRYTDIDAERLLEVYDRAHPRAKS, from the coding sequence CTGGCCCGCCGCGCTGCCAAAAGCGTCGAACCGCCTCTTCCACCGGCACCCGAAACCTCGCTGCCCGCCGATACCGCCGCGGCCATCGCCGGCTGGTGCGAGTGGCTCGCCTCGGAGCGGCGTGCCGCCGACAAGACGCTGGTCGCCTATCGCCGCGACATCGCCGATTTTCTCGCCTTCGTCGCCCACCACACCGGCGAGCCGCCGACGGTGGGCTCGCTTTCCGGCCTGCGTGCCGGCGATTTCCGCGCCTGGCTGGCGCGGCGCGCGCGTGACGGGCTGGCGCGCACCTCGACGGCGCGCGCGCTGTCCTCGGTGCGCGGCCTGTTCCGTCACATGGAGCGGCGCGGTGTCGCCGCCAACGCGGCCATCGGCCTGGTGCGCACGCCCAAGCTGCCGAAATCGCTGCCGCGGGCGCTCAGCGTCGCGGAGGCCGCCGACCTGCTGTCGGAGTCGGAGGCCGACGCCAGCATCGAGTGGGTGGCGCGCCGCGATGCGGCGATCCTCACCCTGCTTTACGGCGCCGGCCTGCGCATCGCCGAGGCGCTGTCGCTGACCAAGCGGCAGGTCGAGGAGCTGCTGAAGAGCCGCGCCGACGTGCTGTGGGTGCGCGGCAAGGGCAACAAGGAACGCCTGGTCCCCCTGCTGCCGGCGGTCGTCGCCAAGCTTTCGGTCTATCGTGCCGCCTGCCCGTTCCTCGCCAGGGCGGCGGCCAACGACCGCTTCTTCATCGGCGTGCGCGGCGGCGCGCTCGATCCCGGCATCGTGCAACGCGCCGTGCGCCGCCTGCGCGGCCAGCTCGGCCTGCCGCAGAGCGCCACGCCGCACGCCCTGCGCCATTCCTTCGCCACGCATCTGCTGGGCGCCGGCGGCGATCTGCGCACCATCCAGGAGCTGCTCGGCCACGCCTCGCTGTCGACGACGCAGCGCTACACCGACATCGACGCCGAACGCCTGCTCGAGGTCTACGACCGCGCCCACCCCAGGGCGAAGAGCTGA